One region of Olleya sp. Hel_I_94 genomic DNA includes:
- a CDS encoding response regulator, which translates to MMPTILIIEDNKQNMYMLSYLLEKNQYQVLKAYNGSEGLKLANINNPEIILVDIQLPDMDGYAICEQLRNSDLPKNTTIIAVTSYAMEGDKEKAMQVGADGYIEKPINPDTFINQMQEMYLAKNQK; encoded by the coding sequence ATGATGCCTACTATTTTAATAATTGAAGATAACAAGCAAAACATGTATATGTTATCCTATTTACTTGAAAAAAATCAATACCAGGTCTTAAAAGCTTACAATGGATCTGAAGGATTAAAATTAGCAAACATAAATAATCCAGAAATAATATTGGTAGACATACAGTTGCCAGACATGGATGGTTATGCAATATGTGAGCAGCTAAGAAATAGTGATTTACCAAAAAACACCACAATCATAGCTGTAACCTCATATGCAATGGAAGGTGATAAAGAAAAAGCGATGCAAGTAGGAGCGGATGGTTATATAGAAAAACCCATAAATCCCGATACATTTATAAACCAAATGCAAGAAATGTATCTTGCAAAAAACCAGAAATAA
- a CDS encoding sigma 54-interacting transcriptional regulator: MKTILIVDDVFENLYLLRVILIQAGYNVVEANDGKEALDKLTENRVDLIISDILMPVMDGYMFCQACKKDEKLKDIPFVFYTSTYTEKVDEDFALKLGAARFLRKPTDPDHIIALIKRLLDTSNPKNKAKNNTEFTEEEVLKLYSKRLISKLEQKNLELEKEITERSKIELKLTNENAILDLIANNTSIKKVFNHIIHNYQSLRPEFYLSISLLEDDKEHLRLISAPNLPKDYCAAIKNLKIVENIGSCGTSAYLKKPIIVSDISTDPLWENYRHLAVNHDLKSCWSIPILSEKNEVFGTFAIYSSSVKTPTFENIRELNSAVSLAKMAIVKFNMAEEVKKKEESYESLVEQATDAILTYTYDGVIHNFNKATYTTLGYTKKEFLKLKIQDFIIGDVIQNDVTRDAILKGEAVVFDRQLVCKDQTIIDVEVSAKLQKDGKVLAIMRDVSERKKAEAKLLESEYNLRQSQIVANLGSYAVDLTTMTWDCTELLYQILGIDESFVRTIDSWVDLIHTEDKINVLNYFDSCVKNNTRFNKEYRVIQYNSKKEIWVHGIGELLFDDNSNPIKMIGTMQNITNRKKVELKLQKNEKSLLEAQKIAKIGSYFLDLETSLAHASITFKEIAGLEKKDTISRKLWKDITHPEDAEINSAEIERCIRTGQEFDLEYRIYSKTDNKLKWIHGLGEVSYQNGKAKSFFGTIQDITERKTAEIKIQESEQSLSTAQKIAKIGSFNLDLINLIAKTSDTFNEIVGYETDKKISFDFWKNIVHPDDRAIIKDAVIESEKLNKKFDLEYRIISTKTKQVKWIHGLGEVFYVDDIPSSFVGTIQDITDRKKAEIDLKIANDFTESLVMSMQEGLLMVNLNGTIMKVNESLCDLLGYTEAELLGMDLPYPFARSEDYELMMEIKDKVAKGEAPSFQLEFIRKNGTRFIASFLAGIIYNNQNEVIAIFATIKDISEELKIKETLKQIALKSTQKKDVILKLASLIGEDLEASLKKIAITSAEALQADLVTIWKYKTDKTELVSKLFYNAEDKIFDSEGLLIKKESFPNYFKAFEDKTSINISNVGANPITKAFAKQFFEPLNISSRIDVVIYGRNEHYGILSFETKATNRTFNADEESFVTSIASIISLMVESTERKIAENKIALANEKLLEVNKELNVLRNQLEQENVYLRNELDLVFNFEEMVYGSVEFSNVLNEIEKVAPTNATVLLLGESGTGKELLARAVHNISNRNSKPLIKVNCSAIPRELIESELFGHKKGSFTGAFSDKIGKFELADGGTLFLDEIGELPLDMQPKILRFLQEGEIEVVGGLGSKKLDVRVIAATNRNLLAEIEKKQFREDLYFRLNVFPIAVPALRDRKDDIPLLVEHFVDKFGKTYEKQIKYISDDAMSQLKAYNWPGNIRELENLIERALILSNSDTLIIPGFETTNQKSKQRINSVDLNLDTVLRNHILQVLEDCKWKISGSNSASEALGLKPSTLRDKMNKLGIVKPN; encoded by the coding sequence ATGAAAACAATTTTGATAGTAGATGATGTTTTTGAAAATCTATATTTATTAAGGGTAATTCTTATACAAGCAGGATATAATGTGGTAGAAGCTAATGACGGTAAAGAAGCATTAGATAAATTAACCGAAAATAGGGTAGACTTAATAATTTCGGACATATTAATGCCAGTAATGGATGGCTATATGTTTTGTCAAGCTTGCAAAAAAGATGAAAAATTAAAAGATATCCCGTTTGTATTTTATACCTCTACTTATACTGAAAAGGTAGATGAAGACTTTGCATTAAAATTAGGTGCAGCACGCTTTTTAAGAAAACCAACAGATCCAGATCACATAATAGCTTTAATAAAAAGACTTCTGGATACGTCAAACCCAAAAAATAAAGCAAAAAATAATACCGAGTTTACAGAAGAAGAAGTTTTAAAACTATATAGCAAACGACTAATAAGTAAATTAGAACAAAAAAATTTAGAATTAGAAAAAGAAATAACTGAGCGTAGCAAAATAGAGTTAAAACTAACTAATGAAAACGCAATATTAGATTTAATAGCCAATAACACCTCAATTAAAAAGGTGTTTAATCACATTATACATAACTATCAATCCTTACGTCCAGAATTTTATTTATCCATTAGTTTACTTGAAGACGATAAGGAGCATTTAAGGCTAATTTCTGCACCAAACTTGCCAAAAGACTATTGTGCTGCGATTAAAAATTTAAAAATTGTCGAGAATATAGGATCTTGTGGTACGTCTGCATATTTAAAAAAACCAATCATCGTATCTGATATAAGTACAGATCCGCTTTGGGAAAATTATAGACATTTAGCAGTTAACCACGATTTAAAATCGTGTTGGTCAATTCCAATACTTTCTGAAAAAAATGAGGTTTTTGGTACCTTTGCAATTTATAGTAGCAGTGTAAAAACGCCGACTTTTGAAAACATAAGAGAATTAAACTCTGCAGTAAGCTTAGCAAAAATGGCTATCGTAAAGTTTAATATGGCTGAAGAAGTAAAGAAAAAAGAAGAGTCTTATGAGTCTTTAGTTGAGCAAGCTACAGATGCTATCCTGACCTACACTTATGATGGAGTCATTCATAACTTTAATAAAGCAACCTACACAACACTAGGATATACAAAAAAGGAGTTTTTAAAATTAAAAATTCAAGATTTTATAATTGGAGATGTTATTCAAAATGACGTAACCCGTGACGCTATACTCAAAGGTGAAGCTGTTGTCTTTGATAGACAACTAGTGTGTAAAGACCAAACAATAATAGACGTTGAGGTTTCGGCAAAACTTCAAAAGGATGGTAAAGTTCTAGCTATAATGCGTGATGTTTCAGAACGTAAAAAAGCAGAAGCTAAATTATTAGAAAGCGAATATAATTTAAGACAATCCCAAATAGTTGCAAATCTAGGATCATATGCTGTGGATCTAACAACAATGACTTGGGATTGTACTGAGTTGTTATATCAAATTTTAGGAATAGATGAATCCTTCGTTAGAACAATAGATAGTTGGGTTGATCTTATTCATACTGAAGACAAAATAAACGTTTTAAATTATTTTGATAGCTGTGTAAAAAACAATACACGATTTAATAAAGAGTATCGTGTTATTCAATATAATTCTAAAAAAGAAATTTGGGTACATGGTATAGGTGAATTGTTATTTGATGACAACTCTAACCCTATCAAAATGATAGGGACTATGCAAAATATTACAAATCGAAAAAAAGTAGAATTAAAACTTCAGAAAAATGAAAAATCATTACTAGAAGCTCAAAAAATAGCTAAAATAGGAAGTTACTTTCTAGATTTAGAAACCAGTTTAGCTCATGCCTCAATAACCTTTAAAGAGATTGCTGGTTTAGAGAAAAAAGATACTATTTCTCGAAAATTATGGAAAGATATCACACATCCAGAAGATGCCGAAATAAATAGTGCTGAGATTGAAAGATGTATAAGAACAGGACAAGAGTTTGATTTGGAATATAGGATTTATTCTAAAACCGATAATAAATTAAAATGGATACACGGTTTAGGAGAAGTATCTTATCAAAACGGTAAAGCAAAAAGCTTTTTTGGAACCATCCAAGATATAACAGAGCGTAAAACAGCTGAAATCAAAATTCAAGAAAGTGAACAATCACTATCAACCGCTCAAAAAATAGCTAAAATAGGAAGTTTTAACCTTGACCTAATAAACTTGATCGCTAAAACCTCGGATACTTTTAATGAAATAGTTGGATATGAAACGGATAAAAAAATATCATTTGATTTTTGGAAAAATATAGTGCATCCTGATGACAGAGCAATAATAAAAGACGCAGTAATAGAAAGTGAAAAATTAAATAAAAAGTTTGATTTAGAATATAGAATTATTAGTACTAAAACTAAACAAGTTAAGTGGATTCATGGTTTAGGAGAGGTCTTTTACGTGGATGATATTCCATCAAGCTTTGTTGGAACAATCCAAGATATAACCGACCGTAAAAAAGCAGAAATAGATTTAAAAATAGCAAACGATTTTACTGAAAGCCTTGTAATGTCAATGCAAGAAGGTCTACTAATGGTTAATCTTAATGGTACTATCATGAAGGTTAATGAGTCACTATGTGATTTATTAGGATATACCGAAGCGGAACTTCTTGGCATGGATTTACCTTACCCTTTCGCAAGGTCAGAGGATTATGAGCTTATGATGGAGATTAAAGATAAAGTAGCAAAAGGCGAAGCACCTTCATTTCAACTAGAATTTATTAGAAAAAATGGAACCAGATTTATAGCGTCGTTTTTAGCAGGTATTATTTATAATAACCAAAATGAAGTTATTGCAATATTTGCTACTATAAAAGACATCTCTGAAGAACTAAAAATAAAAGAAACTTTAAAACAAATCGCTTTAAAATCCACGCAGAAAAAAGATGTTATATTAAAATTAGCAAGTCTTATTGGCGAAGATTTAGAAGCATCCTTAAAAAAGATTGCTATTACATCTGCAGAAGCTTTGCAAGCAGATTTAGTAACCATTTGGAAGTATAAAACAGATAAAACAGAGTTAGTCAGTAAATTGTTTTACAATGCAGAAGATAAAATATTTGATAGTGAAGGTTTATTAATTAAAAAAGAAAGTTTCCCCAATTACTTTAAAGCTTTTGAAGACAAAACTAGTATTAATATTAGCAATGTAGGAGCTAATCCTATTACAAAAGCTTTTGCTAAACAATTTTTTGAGCCTCTTAATATTTCTTCAAGAATTGATGTTGTAATTTATGGTCGAAATGAACATTACGGTATTTTAAGTTTTGAAACTAAAGCCACTAATAGAACCTTTAATGCAGACGAAGAGAGTTTTGTAACGTCCATTGCTAGTATAATTTCTTTAATGGTAGAAAGTACGGAACGTAAAATTGCTGAAAATAAAATAGCTCTAGCCAATGAAAAACTATTAGAAGTTAATAAAGAGTTAAACGTTTTAAGAAACCAATTAGAGCAAGAAAACGTCTATTTACGTAACGAGCTTGACCTGGTTTTTAACTTTGAAGAGATGGTTTATGGTAGTGTAGAATTTAGTAATGTATTAAACGAAATAGAAAAAGTCGCGCCTACTAATGCTACAGTATTATTATTAGGAGAATCTGGTACAGGTAAAGAGTTGTTGGCTAGAGCTGTACACAATATAAGTAACAGAAACAGCAAGCCATTAATTAAAGTTAATTGTTCTGCAATACCACGAGAGTTAATTGAAAGCGAATTATTTGGTCACAAAAAAGGATCGTTTACAGGAGCTTTTAGTGACAAAATTGGTAAGTTTGAACTTGCGGATGGTGGTACATTATTTTTAGATGAAATTGGAGAACTACCATTAGACATGCAACCTAAAATTCTTAGATTTTTACAAGAAGGAGAAATTGAAGTCGTTGGTGGATTAGGATCTAAAAAATTAGATGTACGCGTTATTGCAGCAACCAATAGAAACTTATTGGCAGAGATAGAGAAAAAGCAATTTAGAGAAGATTTATACTTTAGATTAAATGTATTTCCAATTGCGGTTCCAGCCTTAAGAGATCGTAAGGATGATATTCCATTGTTAGTAGAGCATTTTGTAGATAAATTTGGTAAAACCTATGAAAAACAGATCAAATATATATCTGATGATGCGATGTCCCAACTTAAAGCTTACAATTGGCCTGGAAATATTAGAGAGCTTGAAAACTTAATTGAGCGCGCATTAATACTATCTAATAGCGATACTTTAATTATTCCTGGTTTTGAAACCACTAATCAAAAATCTAAGCAACGCATTAACAGTGTAGACCTAAATTTAGATAC